The Candidatus Nitrosymbiomonas proteolyticus genome has a segment encoding these proteins:
- a CDS encoding de-hypoxanthine futalosine cyclase encodes MAATGTLDTNTIAAKVQEGDRISAEDALFLFQHASPLELSALATLRREQSAPGRTISYIVGRILNYTNVCWVRCKFCAFYRVPNHPEGYVLSDDDILEKVGHTVATAYELDRHLGVPEGTDRAESVEILFQGGLNPKLKLDYYEGIFRKIKERFPEVILHALSPAEIIYIAHISKVTLENCLVRLKDAGLHSIPGAGGEILVDRVRSLIAPYKDTTEEWLACMRTASKLGIRSTASMMFGHVETLEDRVEHLQRIRDLQDECAPFRAFITWSFQPEDTQLPIPHKASGWDYLRTLAVSRIFLDNIPNVQLSILTQGPKIAQLGLAYGANDFGSIMIEENVVSAAGNKFILSASEFERLIRDAGYAPRRRNTRYELI; translated from the coding sequence ATGGCCGCTACAGGGACACTCGACACAAACACCATCGCCGCCAAGGTTCAAGAAGGCGATCGGATTTCGGCAGAAGACGCGCTGTTCCTTTTCCAGCACGCTTCGCCGCTCGAACTCTCGGCTCTCGCCACATTACGCCGCGAGCAATCCGCACCGGGCAGGACGATCAGCTATATCGTCGGGAGGATTCTCAATTACACCAACGTCTGCTGGGTGAGGTGCAAGTTCTGCGCGTTTTACCGCGTGCCCAACCACCCCGAAGGTTACGTGCTGTCGGATGACGACATCTTAGAGAAGGTCGGCCATACGGTCGCGACCGCTTATGAACTCGACCGGCATCTTGGCGTCCCCGAAGGAACCGACCGAGCAGAATCGGTCGAGATCCTGTTCCAGGGTGGGCTCAACCCCAAGCTCAAGCTCGACTACTACGAAGGCATCTTCCGCAAGATCAAGGAGCGGTTCCCGGAGGTCATCCTTCACGCGCTCTCGCCTGCCGAAATCATTTACATCGCGCACATTTCGAAGGTCACTCTCGAAAACTGCCTCGTGAGGCTCAAGGACGCCGGGTTGCATTCGATTCCGGGCGCGGGAGGCGAGATTCTGGTCGATCGCGTTCGGAGCCTGATCGCCCCTTACAAGGACACGACCGAGGAGTGGCTCGCGTGCATGAGAACGGCGTCGAAACTTGGCATCCGCAGCACGGCGAGCATGATGTTCGGCCACGTCGAGACCTTGGAAGACCGAGTCGAACACCTGCAGCGCATCCGCGACCTTCAAGACGAGTGCGCGCCGTTCCGCGCGTTCATTACATGGAGCTTTCAACCGGAAGACACCCAACTCCCGATCCCGCACAAAGCGTCGGGCTGGGACTACCTCCGCACGCTCGCCGTATCGCGCATCTTCCTCGACAACATCCCCAATGTGCAGCTCTCGATCCTCACGCAAGGGCCGAAAATCGCTCAGCTTGGGCTCGCTTATGGGGCGAACGACTTCGGTTCGATCATGATCGAAGAGAACGTCGTTTCCGCCGCAGGCAACAAGTTCATCTTGAGCGCGAGCGAATTCGAACGGTTGATTCGCGACGCAGGATACGCGCCCCGAAGGCGAAACACGCGCTACGAACTGATCTGA
- a CDS encoding carbon-nitrogen hydrolase family protein, whose protein sequence is MKLACLQWDVRFGEPLANAERAARELGQLASEGVDLAVFPEAFLTGYAVESLEEAREMAIPRNHPALELLREASDRERVGAVVGFAESGEEAVFNAATIFEPGRSPRYYRKTHMPCLGLDRFAEPGDRLEVFETQWGRIGVLICFDLRMPEPSRVLALKGAQLILLPTNWPEGAEAGPGFVLRARCAENRIFMAGVNRVGEEMGFRFIGRSLVADPVGRILASAGEGEERLIVDLDLAEADVKRNVIVPGKFETEVLAARHPELYGPITDELPG, encoded by the coding sequence GTGAAGCTCGCTTGCCTTCAATGGGATGTTCGCTTTGGAGAACCTCTCGCGAACGCGGAGCGGGCCGCCCGCGAGTTGGGCCAGCTCGCCTCCGAAGGGGTGGATCTGGCGGTGTTTCCTGAGGCGTTCTTGACCGGGTACGCGGTCGAGAGTCTCGAAGAGGCGCGGGAGATGGCGATTCCGCGCAACCATCCCGCTCTGGAACTCCTGCGGGAGGCCTCGGACCGCGAACGTGTCGGCGCGGTTGTGGGATTCGCAGAGTCCGGGGAGGAAGCGGTGTTCAACGCCGCCACGATTTTCGAACCTGGGCGCTCGCCGAGGTATTACCGGAAGACGCACATGCCGTGTTTGGGCCTCGACCGTTTCGCCGAGCCCGGAGATCGGCTCGAGGTGTTCGAGACTCAGTGGGGGCGGATCGGAGTCCTCATCTGCTTCGATCTTCGGATGCCGGAGCCTTCGCGCGTGCTGGCGCTGAAGGGTGCACAGCTAATTCTCCTCCCGACGAATTGGCCTGAGGGCGCAGAGGCGGGGCCTGGGTTCGTGTTGCGCGCGCGCTGCGCCGAGAACCGCATCTTCATGGCCGGGGTCAATCGCGTCGGAGAGGAAATGGGCTTTCGCTTCATCGGGAGGAGCCTCGTCGCCGATCCTGTGGGCAGAATCCTCGCCAGCGCAGGTGAGGGGGAAGAAAGGCTGATCGTCGACCTCGATTTGGCTGAGGCCGACGTGAAACGAAACGTGATCGTGCCGGGGAAGTTCGAGACGGAGGTCCTTGCGGCCCGCCATCCCGAACTCTACGGCCCGATTACCGATGAACTGCCCGGTTAG
- a CDS encoding homoserine dehydrogenase produces the protein MNADASLSAAASPSPIRESIRVALLGLGTVGRGVFRMLEENSASIRAKAGLPVELVRIGVRDLGRVRGIEFPHLTDDARSIVQDPDIDVVIELIGGIDPALDLVERALEAGKSVVTANKELIAKHGGRLLRMAFERGIDLHFEAAVGGGIPLVQPLKHQLAGNDVVRLMGILNGTTNYILTQIAERGVSFEEALSHAQAFGFAEADPTNDVEAYDAAYKIAILGSIAFGGPIPVEQVYREGIQGVQPDDVHFADVLGYAIKLVAICEPGAGGRSVSARVHPLLVPKEHPLAGVRNEYNALWFQGDFVGDVMFSGRGAGAEATASAVVGDLIDVARNLKIKGPGSVIPWGDPIEVEPIGLARSSYYLRLLVDDRPKVLGEIALALGEHGVSLSAMEMRVFDSANHVGEIVFLTHEVEERLFQRALADLEQLMVVKKVCNWLRVVEK, from the coding sequence ATGAACGCGGACGCTTCCTTGTCCGCCGCAGCTTCCCCGTCTCCGATACGCGAGTCCATTCGGGTCGCGCTCTTGGGGCTTGGGACGGTGGGCCGTGGCGTGTTCCGGATGCTGGAAGAGAATTCGGCTTCGATTCGAGCCAAAGCGGGTTTACCGGTGGAACTGGTTCGCATCGGCGTGCGCGACCTCGGCCGAGTCCGGGGCATCGAGTTCCCCCATCTGACCGACGACGCAAGGTCCATTGTGCAAGACCCCGACATCGATGTCGTGATCGAGTTGATCGGGGGCATCGACCCTGCGCTCGATCTTGTGGAAAGGGCTCTCGAAGCGGGCAAGAGCGTCGTGACCGCCAACAAGGAACTGATCGCCAAGCACGGGGGGCGGCTTCTTCGCATGGCCTTTGAGCGAGGAATCGACTTGCACTTCGAGGCGGCGGTGGGCGGCGGGATCCCTCTGGTGCAGCCGTTGAAGCACCAGTTGGCCGGCAACGATGTGGTTCGGCTGATGGGGATTCTAAACGGAACCACGAACTACATTCTCACCCAAATCGCCGAACGCGGGGTTTCCTTCGAAGAGGCGCTCTCCCACGCTCAGGCGTTCGGTTTCGCGGAAGCCGACCCCACGAACGACGTAGAGGCGTACGATGCGGCTTACAAGATCGCGATTCTGGGTTCGATCGCGTTCGGCGGGCCGATCCCTGTCGAGCAGGTGTACCGGGAGGGGATTCAGGGCGTTCAGCCCGACGACGTCCACTTTGCTGACGTTTTGGGCTACGCGATCAAACTCGTGGCGATTTGTGAACCGGGCGCGGGCGGCCGGTCGGTGTCCGCCAGGGTCCATCCATTGCTCGTGCCGAAGGAGCATCCGCTTGCGGGGGTTCGCAATGAGTACAACGCGCTCTGGTTTCAAGGGGACTTCGTGGGGGACGTGATGTTCAGCGGCCGGGGCGCGGGAGCGGAGGCGACGGCCTCGGCGGTCGTGGGCGACCTGATCGACGTCGCCCGAAACCTCAAGATCAAGGGGCCGGGGAGCGTGATTCCTTGGGGCGATCCGATCGAAGTGGAGCCGATCGGCCTAGCGCGTTCTTCGTACTACTTGCGGCTGCTGGTCGATGACCGCCCGAAAGTTCTCGGCGAGATCGCGCTCGCGCTCGGGGAACACGGGGTATCGCTCTCCGCGATGGAGATGCGAGTGTTTGACTCCGCGAACCATGTCGGCGAAATCGTGTTCCTTACGCATGAAGTGGAAGAAAGGCTCTTCCAAAGGGCGCTTGCCGATCTGGAGCAGTTGATGGTCGTAAAGAAGGTCTGTAACTGGCTGCGGGTGGTGGAGAAGTGA
- a CDS encoding biotin carboxyl carrier protein, producing MERRFEELADLMDEFGLVEAKLSGPDWKLLLRKGNATAPNPPLTATQVGPEHGLAEPLQEPEPEVELEEDGEPILSPMTGVYYSSPSPKAPAFVREGQEVQEGDVLCLIEAMKVFNEIVAPRTGIITKVLAKDQDLVQTDQELMVLKSE from the coding sequence TTGGAGCGCCGGTTCGAGGAATTGGCCGACCTGATGGACGAGTTCGGGCTGGTGGAGGCAAAGCTCTCGGGCCCGGACTGGAAGCTGCTGCTGCGCAAAGGGAATGCGACCGCTCCCAACCCTCCCCTTACGGCAACTCAAGTCGGACCGGAGCACGGCTTGGCGGAGCCGCTGCAAGAGCCGGAGCCTGAGGTCGAACTGGAAGAAGACGGGGAGCCGATCCTCAGCCCGATGACCGGCGTCTATTACTCCTCGCCAAGCCCCAAAGCGCCTGCGTTCGTTCGTGAAGGACAAGAGGTTCAGGAAGGGGACGTGCTGTGTCTCATCGAGGCCATGAAAGTGTTCAACGAGATCGTCGCTCCTCGCACGGGGATCATCACGAAGGTCCTCGCCAAGGACCAAGACCTGGTGCAAACCGATCAAGAGTTGATGGTTCTCAAGTCGGAATGA
- a CDS encoding aspartate ammonia-lyase, translating into MEYRIESDSLGLVEVPRDAYWGSQAERSRRLFPISGLTEHPKMIDAFVMLKRMCAEANASLGLIDKEVGACIVQAADEILSGKMRDQFPVDVFHMGAGTSFNMNVNEVLANRAEELLGGEKGLYSKVNPNDHVNFGQSTNDTVPTAMRVMSRLMLVDLYASIDKMIEAFDAKGQEFDGILKSGRTHLQDAVPIRLGQEFKGYSDSLRRARRWFDHAAYELEELGIGGSAVGTGLNTHPENRFRVVQGLAQYTGIPFRPAENLIEAMQCQLAMSALAAALRLFCLELTRISNDLRLLCSGPLTGIAEIVLPSVQPGSSIMPGKVNPSMAENLNLVLFQVLGQCQALDYCVQAGQLELNVMMPSMAFSAQFSLQVLTNTLNTFTDNCLVGIRANEEKCRYYAEISPSLATALNTYVGYKTAADVVKRALAENKTIPEVVRELGLLDEDTLAKALDPSKLTEPGIPGVTH; encoded by the coding sequence ATGGAGTACCGCATCGAATCGGATTCTTTGGGGCTGGTGGAAGTCCCGCGAGACGCGTATTGGGGAAGTCAGGCCGAGCGAAGCCGCCGCCTGTTCCCCATCTCGGGCCTCACCGAACACCCCAAGATGATCGACGCCTTCGTGATGCTCAAGCGAATGTGCGCGGAGGCAAACGCTTCGCTCGGCCTGATCGATAAGGAAGTCGGGGCGTGCATTGTCCAAGCTGCCGACGAAATCCTGTCGGGAAAGATGCGGGATCAGTTCCCCGTGGACGTGTTTCACATGGGGGCGGGGACCTCCTTTAACATGAACGTCAACGAGGTGCTCGCCAACCGAGCTGAGGAGCTTCTTGGGGGTGAAAAGGGCCTGTACTCGAAGGTCAACCCGAACGATCACGTCAATTTTGGGCAGTCGACCAATGACACGGTCCCAACCGCAATGCGCGTTATGTCGCGTCTTATGCTTGTGGACTTATACGCTTCCATCGACAAGATGATCGAAGCGTTCGACGCCAAAGGACAAGAATTCGACGGAATCTTGAAGTCGGGCCGCACCCACCTCCAGGACGCTGTGCCGATCCGACTGGGCCAAGAGTTCAAGGGGTACTCCGACAGCTTGCGACGCGCCAGGCGATGGTTCGACCACGCCGCGTACGAACTCGAAGAGCTCGGCATCGGCGGCAGCGCGGTCGGCACCGGCCTCAACACCCATCCCGAAAACCGGTTTCGTGTGGTGCAAGGACTGGCCCAGTACACAGGAATCCCATTCCGCCCGGCGGAAAACCTGATCGAGGCGATGCAATGCCAGTTGGCGATGTCCGCGCTCGCCGCGGCGCTGCGGCTCTTTTGTCTCGAGCTCACCCGGATAAGCAACGACCTTCGGCTCCTTTGCAGCGGCCCTCTCACGGGCATCGCCGAAATCGTCCTTCCCTCCGTCCAACCGGGCTCGAGCATAATGCCTGGAAAGGTCAATCCGTCTATGGCGGAAAACCTGAACCTTGTACTCTTTCAGGTCTTGGGGCAGTGCCAAGCCTTGGACTATTGCGTGCAAGCGGGTCAACTCGAACTGAACGTCATGATGCCCAGCATGGCCTTCAGCGCACAATTCAGTCTGCAAGTTTTGACCAATACCCTGAACACATTTACCGACAACTGCCTGGTGGGGATTCGCGCCAACGAAGAAAAGTGCAGGTATTACGCAGAAATCTCACCTTCTTTGGCTACCGCTCTCAACACCTATGTCGGATATAAGACCGCGGCCGACGTCGTCAAGCGTGCCCTCGCCGAAAACAAAACCATCCCGGAGGTCGTTCGAGAACTGGGGCTCCTCGACGAGGACACCCTTGCCAAGGCGCTCGATCCGTCGAAACTCACAGAACCGGGCATTCCCGGCGTCACGCACTGA
- a CDS encoding type II secretory pathway encodes MNSAHRAFTLIELLVVVAIVSILAAILFPVFAQAKESAKKTSCLSNQKQLILSTLMYMTDADGVAPTGISYNSPTRTIAFVHDLTAPYRKNQDLINCASYPKSPLGQDYTGDWPTGGFGQSLFAFIRTRCSQCVPAGQFRYNSYTWNLGVFGMALNPSPFGFARWHPPVYESILPFASETIAYTDGYFPRRFNSTETIGGWIDYWFKWEVWPRHRNTMIFSFMDGHAKSYQYNALPRGGQVVTGCANYSSQYSSRPYYYDWKVRVPLAKLRECGIVDYPKREQDFECVGHPGSSPNFGDMHGVPGTCIADINNVVL; translated from the coding sequence ATGAACTCAGCGCATCGCGCCTTTACGCTGATCGAACTGCTCGTCGTCGTCGCCATCGTCTCGATTCTCGCGGCGATTCTGTTTCCCGTCTTTGCGCAGGCGAAGGAGTCGGCGAAGAAGACGTCCTGCTTGAGCAACCAAAAGCAGTTGATCCTCTCGACGCTGATGTACATGACCGATGCCGATGGCGTCGCGCCGACAGGGATCAGCTACAACTCGCCGACGCGCACGATTGCGTTCGTCCATGATCTGACCGCGCCCTATCGAAAGAACCAGGACCTCATCAACTGCGCTTCGTATCCCAAGTCGCCCCTCGGGCAGGACTACACAGGGGATTGGCCAACCGGGGGCTTCGGCCAGAGCCTTTTTGCGTTCATCCGAACTCGTTGCTCGCAATGCGTGCCTGCGGGTCAGTTCCGTTACAACTCCTACACTTGGAATCTCGGAGTGTTCGGGATGGCGCTCAACCCCTCGCCCTTCGGGTTCGCGCGCTGGCATCCGCCCGTTTACGAATCGATCCTTCCCTTCGCATCGGAGACCATTGCGTACACGGACGGCTACTTTCCTCGGCGATTCAACAGCACGGAGACCATCGGTGGCTGGATCGACTACTGGTTCAAATGGGAAGTTTGGCCGCGCCACCGAAACACGATGATCTTCTCGTTCATGGATGGCCACGCGAAGTCCTACCAGTACAACGCGCTGCCTCGGGGCGGCCAGGTGGTCACGGGTTGCGCCAATTACTCATCGCAATACTCCAGCCGGCCCTATTACTACGACTGGAAGGTGCGCGTCCCGCTCGCGAAGTTGCGAGAGTGCGGGATCGTGGACTATCCGAAGCGAGAACAGGACTTCGAATGCGTGGGTCACCCGGGTTCGTCGCCGAACTTTGGGGACATGCATGGGGTCCCCGGGACCTGCATCGCCGACATCAACAACGTCGTCCTGTGA
- a CDS encoding acetyl-CoA carboxylase biotin carboxylase subunit, whose translation MIRKLLIANRGEIAVRVIRAARELGIRTVAVFSDADAGTPFALLADESRYLGPPEPRSSYLDIDKIVAVANEVGADAIHPGYGFLSERPEFARACEQAGFVFVGPTSEAMRQLGSKLDAKRLAVANGVPIAPSFFDHGASDEDLKAAAGSIGYPVLLKAAEGGGGRGMRVVETPEDFDSSLRLAREEARNAFGDDTMIVEKLIEKPRHVEVQVLADRSGRVAALFERECSIQRRHQKLIEESPSPAVEAKEGLWERLRDDAIKLVRAVGYTNAGTVEFMIDEASGQHFFLEVNARIQVEHPVTEAVTGVDLVQWQLRIAAGEELALSPLLMAGDRSALVGHAIEARVVAEAPEKGFLPSTGRIVGWLPPAGAFVRVESGLQAGCEVTRFYDSLIAKVIAHGANREEARLRLIHALEDFHILGVRTNIEYTLDVLRHSGFVSGQFDTGFLGVKFAEWQRSGETPPELGALVAAATSPSVQGAPSSRPSRSWDSSDGFRNARA comes from the coding sequence ATGATTCGAAAGCTGCTCATCGCCAACCGTGGAGAGATCGCCGTCCGGGTGATTCGTGCCGCGAGGGAATTGGGGATTCGCACCGTCGCCGTCTTCAGCGATGCGGACGCGGGCACGCCTTTCGCGCTTCTTGCGGACGAGTCTCGGTATCTTGGCCCTCCAGAGCCGCGTTCCAGCTACCTCGATATCGATAAGATTGTGGCTGTAGCGAATGAAGTAGGCGCGGATGCGATTCACCCCGGCTACGGCTTTCTTTCCGAGCGGCCCGAGTTCGCGAGGGCTTGCGAACAGGCTGGCTTTGTGTTTGTCGGGCCGACGTCCGAGGCAATGCGCCAACTGGGGTCGAAGCTCGACGCCAAGCGACTCGCTGTAGCGAACGGCGTTCCCATCGCCCCGAGCTTTTTCGATCACGGAGCTTCCGACGAGGACCTCAAGGCGGCGGCAGGATCGATTGGATACCCGGTGCTCCTCAAGGCCGCCGAAGGGGGAGGCGGCAGGGGGATGCGGGTCGTCGAGACCCCCGAGGACTTTGATTCCTCGTTGCGGCTCGCGCGCGAAGAGGCAAGGAACGCTTTCGGCGACGACACGATGATCGTCGAAAAGCTGATCGAAAAGCCACGACACGTCGAAGTGCAAGTTCTCGCTGACCGGAGCGGCCGAGTTGCGGCGCTCTTTGAGCGGGAATGTTCGATTCAACGGCGTCACCAGAAGCTGATCGAAGAATCGCCCTCGCCCGCCGTTGAGGCGAAGGAAGGCCTTTGGGAACGGCTCCGCGACGACGCCATCAAGCTCGTTCGTGCGGTTGGATACACCAACGCGGGGACGGTCGAGTTCATGATCGACGAGGCGTCCGGCCAGCACTTCTTTCTTGAAGTGAACGCCCGGATCCAGGTCGAGCATCCGGTGACGGAAGCGGTCACGGGGGTCGATCTCGTTCAATGGCAGCTTCGGATTGCTGCGGGCGAGGAGCTAGCGCTCAGCCCCCTACTGATGGCTGGCGACAGGTCCGCCCTGGTCGGCCACGCGATCGAAGCGCGGGTCGTCGCGGAGGCGCCCGAAAAGGGCTTTCTCCCTTCGACTGGGCGGATCGTCGGGTGGCTCCCGCCCGCGGGGGCTTTCGTTCGCGTGGAGTCTGGACTCCAGGCTGGATGTGAGGTCACCCGATTCTACGATTCGCTGATCGCCAAGGTGATCGCGCACGGAGCGAACCGGGAAGAAGCTCGCTTGCGACTCATCCACGCCCTCGAGGACTTCCACATTCTGGGAGTTCGGACGAATATCGAGTACACACTGGACGTACTTCGTCACTCCGGTTTTGTGTCTGGACAGTTCGATACGGGTTTCTTGGGAGTGAAATTCGCCGAGTGGCAGCGATCGGGCGAGACCCCTCCCGAACTCGGCGCGCTGGTGGCGGCCGCCACCTCCCCCTCGGTCCAGGGCGCGCCCTCCTCGCGTCCCTCGAGAAGTTGGGACAGCTCGGACGGTTTCCGCAACGCCCGAGCCTAA
- a CDS encoding enoyl-CoA hydratase, with translation MLKVESDGPVLRLTLARPEVRNAFNDELIALLTEAFTLMARGSRVVVLQGEGKVFSAGGDLEWMRRAANYTEDQNFEDALSLARLFESIARCPAVVIARVHGAAFGGGAGLVASSDIAICEPETKFAFSEVKLGLLPGTISTYVIPKIGAGHARALFATGETFDSERALRMGLVHEVVAADELDAAVDRKIDAVLSAGPLAVWGAKRLVLESPVPIEDSARRLAKARASEEGREGVAAFLEKRPATFVVERNPDEAKS, from the coding sequence ATGCTGAAAGTCGAGTCTGACGGCCCCGTCTTGCGTTTAACGCTCGCCCGGCCGGAGGTTCGCAACGCCTTCAACGACGAGTTGATCGCCCTTCTGACTGAGGCGTTCACTCTTATGGCCCGAGGCTCTCGCGTCGTGGTATTGCAGGGCGAGGGCAAGGTGTTTTCGGCGGGAGGCGATCTCGAATGGATGCGCCGCGCGGCGAACTACACCGAAGACCAGAATTTCGAAGACGCCCTTTCGCTGGCTCGACTCTTCGAGAGCATCGCCAGGTGCCCTGCGGTGGTGATCGCCCGGGTTCATGGAGCGGCGTTTGGAGGAGGGGCTGGCCTTGTGGCCTCGTCCGACATCGCCATCTGCGAACCGGAAACCAAGTTTGCCTTCAGCGAGGTCAAGCTCGGATTGCTTCCTGGGACGATTTCGACCTACGTCATCCCAAAGATCGGAGCGGGACATGCGCGAGCCCTGTTTGCGACCGGCGAGACGTTCGACTCGGAACGCGCCCTCCGCATGGGGCTGGTGCATGAGGTCGTGGCCGCCGACGAACTCGATGCAGCGGTCGACCGCAAGATCGACGCGGTGTTGTCAGCGGGCCCCTTGGCTGTTTGGGGCGCGAAGCGGTTAGTTTTGGAGTCCCCGGTCCCCATCGAGGACTCGGCGAGGAGGCTGGCGAAAGCGCGGGCCTCAGAAGAGGGCCGTGAGGGCGTCGCCGCCTTTCTCGAAAAGCGCCCCGCAACCTTTGTCGTCGAAAGGAACCCTGACGAAGCGAAGTCCTAG
- a CDS encoding enamine deaminase RidA — protein sequence MSDGILPAMNRKVISTDSAPAAIGPYSQAVRAQGEFVFLSGQIPLLPSGELVGGSIEDQTRQVLENLSAVLAKEGLSLRNVVKTTIFLSSMDHFAKVNEVYAGYFPEEPPARATVAVAGLPKAVDVEIEAVAVV from the coding sequence ATGAGCGATGGTATTCTGCCTGCCATGAACCGAAAGGTGATCTCCACAGATAGCGCCCCGGCGGCGATTGGCCCCTACAGCCAAGCCGTTCGAGCTCAGGGCGAGTTCGTGTTCCTGAGCGGCCAAATCCCGCTGCTACCCTCTGGCGAGCTTGTAGGGGGTTCGATCGAAGACCAAACGCGCCAGGTCCTCGAGAATCTCTCCGCCGTTCTCGCCAAGGAAGGCCTTTCGCTCAGGAACGTGGTCAAAACGACGATCTTCCTGAGTTCGATGGACCACTTCGCGAAGGTCAACGAGGTGTACGCAGGATACTTCCCCGAAGAGCCCCCGGCTCGCGCGACAGTTGCTGTCGCGGGCCTGCCGAAAGCCGTGGACGTCGAGATCGAGGCCGTCGCCGTTGTTTGA
- a CDS encoding quinate 5-dehydrogenase, with product MKRVVSVSLGSSKGNKTHEVEILGQQFRIERIGTDGDMARFAQMFLDLEGKVDALGVGGADIYVVVDKRRYAFRQILNIVKKVQATPVVDGSGLKHTLEREAILELQNSGVVDFARQRALLVSAVDRFGMAQALAEVCPNVVYGDLMFGVGLPIRIRSYRTVRWIGSLLLPILTKLPFQWFYPTGEKQEKRTPKFGWAFQEATFIAGDTHFIKRYAPDRLDGKTILTQTLRKDTIAWFKAAGVERLIATTPVMGGETFATNVMEGVIVALLGKRPEDIAESEILDVLKRLDWKPTVLDLSGDSEQPPEP from the coding sequence TTGAAAAGAGTCGTCTCCGTCAGCTTGGGCTCGAGCAAGGGCAACAAGACCCACGAGGTGGAAATCCTCGGCCAGCAGTTTCGCATCGAGCGAATCGGCACCGATGGCGATATGGCACGGTTCGCTCAGATGTTCCTCGACCTCGAAGGTAAGGTGGATGCCCTCGGGGTGGGCGGCGCGGACATTTACGTCGTCGTCGACAAGAGACGCTATGCCTTTCGCCAAATCCTCAACATCGTTAAGAAGGTCCAAGCGACTCCGGTCGTCGACGGGAGCGGCCTCAAGCACACCCTCGAACGAGAGGCGATTCTCGAGCTGCAGAATTCCGGTGTAGTGGACTTCGCTCGGCAAAGGGCCTTGCTCGTCTCGGCAGTCGACCGCTTTGGGATGGCTCAAGCGCTTGCGGAGGTCTGTCCCAACGTCGTATACGGGGACCTGATGTTTGGGGTCGGGCTGCCGATCCGGATTCGATCGTATCGAACGGTTCGCTGGATCGGTTCACTCCTCTTGCCGATCCTCACAAAACTCCCGTTCCAGTGGTTCTATCCGACGGGCGAAAAGCAGGAAAAGCGAACGCCGAAGTTCGGATGGGCGTTTCAAGAAGCCACCTTCATCGCAGGCGACACGCACTTCATCAAACGGTACGCCCCTGACCGGCTCGACGGCAAGACGATCCTCACGCAAACCCTCCGCAAAGACACCATCGCTTGGTTCAAAGCGGCGGGAGTCGAACGCCTGATCGCGACGACTCCGGTCATGGGCGGCGAGACGTTTGCTACCAACGTGATGGAGGGGGTGATTGTGGCCCTGTTGGGCAAGCGCCCTGAGGACATCGCCGAGAGTGAAATCCTCGACGTGTTGAAGCGCCTTGATTGGAAGCCGACCGTACTCGACCTATCGGGAGACTCGGAGCAGCCCCCCGAACCGTAG